From the genome of Bacteroidota bacterium:
AATGTATAATTGTATTGAGGAAATGCCGGACTTTTTTACAAGTGATATTTTATCTCTTCGCAAAACAGTAGGCATTCCAAGTCAGAATAAGGTAATTCTCTATATTGGAAGATTTGATACTATTAAAGGGACTAAATATCTCATCGATGCTTTTGAGAGAATAAGACACGATTTTAATAATATAACACTGCTGATGGTTGGAGATCCTCATTGCTTTTCACAGAAGACAAGTAACTGGGAAAATGGCTGTCAACAAATAATTCTTCCGCCACAAATTAACGGAAATCAATATTTTCATTTGGCAGACCTTGTAGTATTACCTTCTTTACAGGATCCATTTCCTTATGTTATGTTAGAAGCTGGAATGGCAAAAAAAGCCTTTGTAGGTTCTAAGGTAGACGGTATTGCCGAATTTATTGAAGATGGAAAAGACGGTTTACTTTTTAATGCTGGGGATGTTAAAAAACTAATTGAGTGCATTGTTGAACTATTGAATAACCCAATAACACCTGATTTTCTAGGTAACAATCTTTACCAAAAAGTTAAATCACTCCCTACATGTGAGCAGTACTGTGATAAATTAGGCGAGATTTATCAGAATCTGTTGAACTCATAGTGTGTCATAAATTATTGTCTTTATGAAAAAATATCGTATTGTTTCACTTGATATTTCTGATGTTAATTATAAGGAAATTGAAAAACATATTTCTAAAGCAATTCAAAATCGTGAAAAGATAACAATTGCATACGCCACAGCACATATTGTGAACCTTGCAAAGGATGACAAATTATTACAAGAGGCTCTTTCAACAACTGATATTATTCATCCAGAGGGGAACGGAGTATGGCTTGCATCAAAATTGCTTTACGCAAAGGGTTTCGCAGAAAGGTTTAATTGGACTGATCATGCAAAACTATTATTAAAGAGATGTGCGATTGAGGGATGGAATATATTTATTCTTGGATCGACTACAGATATTCTTCAATTGGCCGCAGAAAAGATACAAAAGGATATTCCAAATCTGAAAATTGTCGGTATGAAGAATGGTTTTGAAGATGTTGAAACAGGTAATTTAATTGAAACAATAAACAGTGCAAAGCCGGATATATTATGGCTTGCTATGGGTTCGCCCAAACAAAATTTGTGGAGTCATCAGCATAAACATGAATTGAACTGTTCCGTGATTCAGGCGGTAGGCGATGCAATAACCCTACTTGCTGGGCTGAAAAAACGTGGTCCCAAATTCATACAATTTATTGGTTTAGAGTGGTTTGTCCGGTTTCTTTTTAATCCGGTAAAATATTTTTCGCGTTATGTTGTGGGAATTCCTTTATTTCTTGTTAGAGTGTTGATTCAAAAAATTCAATTGCTAAGACCGAACTAAAGAGAGTGTGGTATTGTGTTTAGATTTTTATTTTTTACAGTAAGTTTATTTCTTTTTGTTCTCTGCTCGTTTTCAACGGCGCAACAATCTACGCTTTTATCTAAAACCAATAATGGTTTTACTTCAAGAGTTGAATTTAAAAATACTGCATTTGAAC
Proteins encoded in this window:
- a CDS encoding glycosyltransferase family 4 protein, whose product is MTNILHIALNFNQNSGITTYVSMLFRHFLQKPKYKLHFITNGGNAVDKLESIGVHPAVIPMQTGIQNIFHLRSNLQFIKKYCKEHKIQIIHTHHRYPEFVSSLIAKKYQLRTITTAHSLVHGQKMLSFKSDKIIAVSNTVRESITQRYGVDKTKIETMYNCIEEMPDFFTSDILSLRKTVGIPSQNKVILYIGRFDTIKGTKYLIDAFERIRHDFNNITLLMVGDPHCFSQKTSNWENGCQQIILPPQINGNQYFHLADLVVLPSLQDPFPYVMLEAGMAKKAFVGSKVDGIAEFIEDGKDGLLFNAGDVKKLIECIVELLNNPITPDFLGNNLYQKVKSLPTCEQYCDKLGEIYQNLLNS
- a CDS encoding WecB/TagA/CpsF family glycosyltransferase, producing MKKYRIVSLDISDVNYKEIEKHISKAIQNREKITIAYATAHIVNLAKDDKLLQEALSTTDIIHPEGNGVWLASKLLYAKGFAERFNWTDHAKLLLKRCAIEGWNIFILGSTTDILQLAAEKIQKDIPNLKIVGMKNGFEDVETGNLIETINSAKPDILWLAMGSPKQNLWSHQHKHELNCSVIQAVGDAITLLAGLKKRGPKFIQFIGLEWFVRFLFNPVKYFSRYVVGIPLFLVRVLIQKIQLLRPN